A region of Meleagris gallopavo isolate NT-WF06-2002-E0010 breed Aviagen turkey brand Nicholas breeding stock chromosome 29, Turkey_5.1, whole genome shotgun sequence DNA encodes the following proteins:
- the STRADA gene encoding STE20-related kinase adapter protein alpha isoform X4: protein MSNFLPDSSCYELLTIIGRGFEDLMVVNLARYKPSGEYVTVRRVNLEACTNEMVTFLQGELHVSKLFNHPNIVPYKATFIADNELWVVTSFMAYGSAKDLICTHFMDGMSELAIAYILQGVLKALDYIHHMGYVHRSVKASHILISVDGKVYLSGLRSNLSMINHGQRLKVVHDFPKYSIKVLPWLSPEVLQQNLQGYDAKSDIYSIGITACELANGHVPFKDMPSTQMLLEKLNGTVPCLLDTTTIPADELTMKTSRSSANYGLGESMAVSNVRAANGESTLHPYLRTFSTCFHNFVGQCLQRNPDFRPSAGALLNHPFFKQIKRRASEALPELLRPVTPITNFEGTRPQDPSGIFGLVSNLEQLDVDDWEF from the exons ATGAGCAACTTCCTCCCAGACAGCAGCTGTTATGAGTTGCTCACTATCATAG GCAGAGGCTTTGAAGACTTGATGGTTGTAAACCTGGCCAGGTATAAACCCTCAGGGGAGTATGTCACTGTCAGAAGAGTTAACCTGGAAGCCTGCACCAATGAAATGGTCACATTCTTGCAG gGGGAACTTCATGTTTCCAAGCTCTTCAACCACCCTAACATTGTGCCATACAAAGCAACATTCATAGCTGACAATGAGCTATGGGTAGTGACATCTTTCATGGCCTATG gtTCTGCAAAAGATCTAATCTGTACCCATTTTATGGATGGGATGAGTGAATTGGCTATTGCATATATTCTCCAAGGAGTATTGAAAGCACTTGACTACATCCACCATATGGGCTATGTACatag GAGTGTGAAAGCCAGCCATATCCTCATTTCTGTAGATGGGAAGGTGTACCTCTCTGGCCTGAGAAGTAACCTGAGTATGATTAACCATGGGCAGCGCCTCAAAGTCGTTCATGACTTTCCCAAATACAGCATCAAAGTCCTACCTTGGCTCAGCCCTGAAGTCTTGCAGCAG AATCTTCAGGGATATGATGCAAAATCTGACATCTACAGCATAGGGATAACAGCTTGTGAGCTGGCAAATGGACATGTACCATTTAAAGACATGCCTTCCACTCAG ATGCTCTTAGAAAAGCTGAACGGAACTGTTCCCTGCCTGCTGGACACCACCACAATTCCTGCTGATGAGCTGACTATGAAAACCTCTCGTTCAAGTGCAAACTATGGGCTGGGTGAGAGCATGGCTGTTAGCAATGTGAGAGCAGCCAACGGAGAGTCAACCCTGCACCCTTATCTTCGGACCTTCTCCACCTGCTTCCATAACTTTGTAGGGCAGTGCCTTCAGCGGAATCCAGACTTCAG GCCAAGTGCGGGTGCTCTGCTTAATCATCCCTTTTTCAAGCAG ATCAAGCGCCGTGCTTCTGAAGCACTCCCTGAACTGCTGCGCCCCGTCACACCAATCACTAACTTTGAAGGAACTCGACCCCAGGATCCTAGTGGCATTTTTGGGCTGGTGTCAAACCTGGAGCAGCTGGATGTGGATGACTGGGAATTCTAG
- the STRADA gene encoding STE20-related kinase adapter protein alpha isoform X1: MSFLVSKPERIRRWVSEKFIVEGLREFELFGEQPPGDSRRKTNEASSESIASSHKSDTMSNFLPDSSCYELLTIIGRGFEDLMVVNLARYKPSGEYVTVRRVNLEACTNEMVTFLQGELHVSKLFNHPNIVPYKATFIADNELWVVTSFMAYGSAKDLICTHFMDGMSELAIAYILQGVLKALDYIHHMGYVHRSVKASHILISVDGKVYLSGLRSNLSMINHGQRLKVVHDFPKYSIKVLPWLSPEVLQQNLQGYDAKSDIYSIGITACELANGHVPFKDMPSTQMLLEKLNGTVPCLLDTTTIPADELTMKTSRSSANYGLGESMAVSNVRAANGESTLHPYLRTFSTCFHNFVGQCLQRNPDFRPSAGALLNHPFFKQIKRRASEALPELLRPVTPITNFEGTRPQDPSGIFGLVSNLEQLDVDDWEF; the protein is encoded by the exons ATGTCTTTTCTTGTAAGTAAACCCGAACGGATTAGG cGGTGGGTGTCCGAAAAGTTCATTGTTGAGGGCTTGAGGGAGTTCGAACTATTTGGAG AGCAGCCTCCGGGTGACTCTAGGAGAAAA acaAATGAGGCGAGCTCCGAGTCGATAGCTTCATCCCATAAAAGCGACACCATGAGCAACTTCCTCCCAGACAGCAGCTGTTATGAGTTGCTCACTATCATAG GCAGAGGCTTTGAAGACTTGATGGTTGTAAACCTGGCCAGGTATAAACCCTCAGGGGAGTATGTCACTGTCAGAAGAGTTAACCTGGAAGCCTGCACCAATGAAATGGTCACATTCTTGCAG gGGGAACTTCATGTTTCCAAGCTCTTCAACCACCCTAACATTGTGCCATACAAAGCAACATTCATAGCTGACAATGAGCTATGGGTAGTGACATCTTTCATGGCCTATG gtTCTGCAAAAGATCTAATCTGTACCCATTTTATGGATGGGATGAGTGAATTGGCTATTGCATATATTCTCCAAGGAGTATTGAAAGCACTTGACTACATCCACCATATGGGCTATGTACatag GAGTGTGAAAGCCAGCCATATCCTCATTTCTGTAGATGGGAAGGTGTACCTCTCTGGCCTGAGAAGTAACCTGAGTATGATTAACCATGGGCAGCGCCTCAAAGTCGTTCATGACTTTCCCAAATACAGCATCAAAGTCCTACCTTGGCTCAGCCCTGAAGTCTTGCAGCAG AATCTTCAGGGATATGATGCAAAATCTGACATCTACAGCATAGGGATAACAGCTTGTGAGCTGGCAAATGGACATGTACCATTTAAAGACATGCCTTCCACTCAG ATGCTCTTAGAAAAGCTGAACGGAACTGTTCCCTGCCTGCTGGACACCACCACAATTCCTGCTGATGAGCTGACTATGAAAACCTCTCGTTCAAGTGCAAACTATGGGCTGGGTGAGAGCATGGCTGTTAGCAATGTGAGAGCAGCCAACGGAGAGTCAACCCTGCACCCTTATCTTCGGACCTTCTCCACCTGCTTCCATAACTTTGTAGGGCAGTGCCTTCAGCGGAATCCAGACTTCAG GCCAAGTGCGGGTGCTCTGCTTAATCATCCCTTTTTCAAGCAG ATCAAGCGCCGTGCTTCTGAAGCACTCCCTGAACTGCTGCGCCCCGTCACACCAATCACTAACTTTGAAGGAACTCGACCCCAGGATCCTAGTGGCATTTTTGGGCTGGTGTCAAACCTGGAGCAGCTGGATGTGGATGACTGGGAATTCTAG
- the STRADA gene encoding STE20-related kinase adapter protein alpha isoform X3, with translation MFCASTAFAQTNEASSESIASSHKSDTMSNFLPDSSCYELLTIIGRGFEDLMVVNLARYKPSGEYVTVRRVNLEACTNEMVTFLQGELHVSKLFNHPNIVPYKATFIADNELWVVTSFMAYGSAKDLICTHFMDGMSELAIAYILQGVLKALDYIHHMGYVHRSVKASHILISVDGKVYLSGLRSNLSMINHGQRLKVVHDFPKYSIKVLPWLSPEVLQQNLQGYDAKSDIYSIGITACELANGHVPFKDMPSTQMLLEKLNGTVPCLLDTTTIPADELTMKTSRSSANYGLGESMAVSNVRAANGESTLHPYLRTFSTCFHNFVGQCLQRNPDFRPSAGALLNHPFFKQIKRRASEALPELLRPVTPITNFEGTRPQDPSGIFGLVSNLEQLDVDDWEF, from the exons ATGTTCTGTGCTTCCACGGCCTTTGCTCAG acaAATGAGGCGAGCTCCGAGTCGATAGCTTCATCCCATAAAAGCGACACCATGAGCAACTTCCTCCCAGACAGCAGCTGTTATGAGTTGCTCACTATCATAG GCAGAGGCTTTGAAGACTTGATGGTTGTAAACCTGGCCAGGTATAAACCCTCAGGGGAGTATGTCACTGTCAGAAGAGTTAACCTGGAAGCCTGCACCAATGAAATGGTCACATTCTTGCAG gGGGAACTTCATGTTTCCAAGCTCTTCAACCACCCTAACATTGTGCCATACAAAGCAACATTCATAGCTGACAATGAGCTATGGGTAGTGACATCTTTCATGGCCTATG gtTCTGCAAAAGATCTAATCTGTACCCATTTTATGGATGGGATGAGTGAATTGGCTATTGCATATATTCTCCAAGGAGTATTGAAAGCACTTGACTACATCCACCATATGGGCTATGTACatag GAGTGTGAAAGCCAGCCATATCCTCATTTCTGTAGATGGGAAGGTGTACCTCTCTGGCCTGAGAAGTAACCTGAGTATGATTAACCATGGGCAGCGCCTCAAAGTCGTTCATGACTTTCCCAAATACAGCATCAAAGTCCTACCTTGGCTCAGCCCTGAAGTCTTGCAGCAG AATCTTCAGGGATATGATGCAAAATCTGACATCTACAGCATAGGGATAACAGCTTGTGAGCTGGCAAATGGACATGTACCATTTAAAGACATGCCTTCCACTCAG ATGCTCTTAGAAAAGCTGAACGGAACTGTTCCCTGCCTGCTGGACACCACCACAATTCCTGCTGATGAGCTGACTATGAAAACCTCTCGTTCAAGTGCAAACTATGGGCTGGGTGAGAGCATGGCTGTTAGCAATGTGAGAGCAGCCAACGGAGAGTCAACCCTGCACCCTTATCTTCGGACCTTCTCCACCTGCTTCCATAACTTTGTAGGGCAGTGCCTTCAGCGGAATCCAGACTTCAG GCCAAGTGCGGGTGCTCTGCTTAATCATCCCTTTTTCAAGCAG ATCAAGCGCCGTGCTTCTGAAGCACTCCCTGAACTGCTGCGCCCCGTCACACCAATCACTAACTTTGAAGGAACTCGACCCCAGGATCCTAGTGGCATTTTTGGGCTGGTGTCAAACCTGGAGCAGCTGGATGTGGATGACTGGGAATTCTAG
- the STRADA gene encoding STE20-related kinase adapter protein alpha isoform X2: MSFLRWVSEKFIVEGLREFELFGEQPPGDSRRKTNEASSESIASSHKSDTMSNFLPDSSCYELLTIIGRGFEDLMVVNLARYKPSGEYVTVRRVNLEACTNEMVTFLQGELHVSKLFNHPNIVPYKATFIADNELWVVTSFMAYGSAKDLICTHFMDGMSELAIAYILQGVLKALDYIHHMGYVHRSVKASHILISVDGKVYLSGLRSNLSMINHGQRLKVVHDFPKYSIKVLPWLSPEVLQQNLQGYDAKSDIYSIGITACELANGHVPFKDMPSTQMLLEKLNGTVPCLLDTTTIPADELTMKTSRSSANYGLGESMAVSNVRAANGESTLHPYLRTFSTCFHNFVGQCLQRNPDFRPSAGALLNHPFFKQIKRRASEALPELLRPVTPITNFEGTRPQDPSGIFGLVSNLEQLDVDDWEF, encoded by the exons ATGTCTTTTCTT cGGTGGGTGTCCGAAAAGTTCATTGTTGAGGGCTTGAGGGAGTTCGAACTATTTGGAG AGCAGCCTCCGGGTGACTCTAGGAGAAAA acaAATGAGGCGAGCTCCGAGTCGATAGCTTCATCCCATAAAAGCGACACCATGAGCAACTTCCTCCCAGACAGCAGCTGTTATGAGTTGCTCACTATCATAG GCAGAGGCTTTGAAGACTTGATGGTTGTAAACCTGGCCAGGTATAAACCCTCAGGGGAGTATGTCACTGTCAGAAGAGTTAACCTGGAAGCCTGCACCAATGAAATGGTCACATTCTTGCAG gGGGAACTTCATGTTTCCAAGCTCTTCAACCACCCTAACATTGTGCCATACAAAGCAACATTCATAGCTGACAATGAGCTATGGGTAGTGACATCTTTCATGGCCTATG gtTCTGCAAAAGATCTAATCTGTACCCATTTTATGGATGGGATGAGTGAATTGGCTATTGCATATATTCTCCAAGGAGTATTGAAAGCACTTGACTACATCCACCATATGGGCTATGTACatag GAGTGTGAAAGCCAGCCATATCCTCATTTCTGTAGATGGGAAGGTGTACCTCTCTGGCCTGAGAAGTAACCTGAGTATGATTAACCATGGGCAGCGCCTCAAAGTCGTTCATGACTTTCCCAAATACAGCATCAAAGTCCTACCTTGGCTCAGCCCTGAAGTCTTGCAGCAG AATCTTCAGGGATATGATGCAAAATCTGACATCTACAGCATAGGGATAACAGCTTGTGAGCTGGCAAATGGACATGTACCATTTAAAGACATGCCTTCCACTCAG ATGCTCTTAGAAAAGCTGAACGGAACTGTTCCCTGCCTGCTGGACACCACCACAATTCCTGCTGATGAGCTGACTATGAAAACCTCTCGTTCAAGTGCAAACTATGGGCTGGGTGAGAGCATGGCTGTTAGCAATGTGAGAGCAGCCAACGGAGAGTCAACCCTGCACCCTTATCTTCGGACCTTCTCCACCTGCTTCCATAACTTTGTAGGGCAGTGCCTTCAGCGGAATCCAGACTTCAG GCCAAGTGCGGGTGCTCTGCTTAATCATCCCTTTTTCAAGCAG ATCAAGCGCCGTGCTTCTGAAGCACTCCCTGAACTGCTGCGCCCCGTCACACCAATCACTAACTTTGAAGGAACTCGACCCCAGGATCCTAGTGGCATTTTTGGGCTGGTGTCAAACCTGGAGCAGCTGGATGTGGATGACTGGGAATTCTAG
- the CCDC47 gene encoding coiled-coil domain-containing protein 47 isoform X1, protein MGELRSSKMKNLYIFFAVLLIPWSFSLAKYDEFEDGDDIMEYDDNDFAEFEDVNEDAVTESPQRIITTEDDEEEATVELEGQDENQEDFDDTDAQEGDTESEPYDDEEFEGYEEKPDASPGKNKDPITIVNVPAHLQNSWESYYMEILMVTGLLAYIMNYIIGKNKNNRLAHAWFNTHRELLESNFALVGDDGTNKEATSTGKLNQENEHIYNLWCSGRVCCEGMLIQLKFLKRQDLLNVLARMMRPACDQVQIKVTMNDDDMDTYVFAVGTRKALVRLQKEMQDLSEFCSDKPKSGAKYGLPDSLAILSEMGEVTEGMMDAKMIHFLTHYADKIESVQFSDQFSGPKLMQEEGQLTKLPETKKTLLFTFNVPGSGNTSPKDMESLLPLMSMVIYSIDKAKKFRLNREGKQKADKNRARVEENFLKLTHVQRQEAAQSRREEKKRAEKERIMNEEDPEKQRRLEEAALRREQKKLEKKQMKMKQIKVKAM, encoded by the exons ATGGGGGAGCTTCGGTCTT cgaaaatgaagaatttatacattttctttgctgtcctGCTTATCCCTTGGAGTTTTTCTTTGGCAAAGTATGATGAATTTGAAGATGGAGATGACATTATGGAATACGATGACAATGACTTTGCTGAATTTGAAGACGTTAATGAAGATGCAGTCACAGAATCCCCTCAGAGGATCATCACTACAGAAGATGATGAGGAAGAAGCCACTGTAGAACTCGAAGGTCAGGATGAGAATCAGGAGGACTTTGATGACACAGATGCACAG GAAGGTGACACTGAGAGTGAGCCTTATGATGATGAGGAGTTTGAAGGCTATGAAGAGAAACCAGATGCATCTCCTGGCAAAAATAAAGACCCCATAACAATAGTTAAT GTCCCTGCTCACCTTCAGAACAGCTGGGAGAGTTATTACATGGAGATCCTGATGGTAACAGGTCTTCTTGCTTATATCATGAATTACATCATtgggaagaacaaaaacaaccgTTTGGCTCATGCGTGGTTCAATACTCACAGGGAGCTGCTAGAAAGCAATTTTGCTCTTGTTG gGGATGATGGCACTAATAAAGAAGCTACAAGCACTGGGAAACTAAATCaagaaaatgaacacatttATAACTTGTGGTGCTCTGGAAGGGTGTGCTGTGAAGGAATGCTCATCCAGCTGAAG TTTCTCAAGAGACAAGACCTACTGAACGTTCTTGCACGCATGATGAGGCCAGCTTGTGACCAAGTG CAAATAAAAGTAACAATGAATGATGACGATATGGACACCTACGTGTTTGCTGTTGGAACGAGAAAAGCACTGGTGCGACTTCAGAAAGAGATGCAGGACCTG AGTGAGTTCTGTAGTGATAAACCCAAGTCTGGTGCAAAGTATGGGCTTCCAGATTCCCTGGCTATCTTGTCGGAGATGGGGGAGGTCACAGAGGGAATGATGGACGCAAAG ATGATACATTTCCTCACGCACTATGCTGACAAGATCGAGTCCGTCCAATTCTCGGACCAGTTCTCCGGTCCAAAACTTATGCAAGA GGAGGGTCAGCTTACAAAACTGCCCGAAACTAAAAAGACACTTTTGTTTACATTTAATG TGCCTGGTTCAGGCAATACTTCCCCGAAGGATATGGAGTCTTTGCTGCCTCTGATGAGCATGGTTATCTACTCTATCGACAAAGCAAAGAAGTTCCGTCTGAACAGAGAA GGTAAGCAGAAAGCTGATAAGAACAGGGCCCGTGTGGAGGAGAACTTCCTTAAACTGACTCACGTGCAGAGACAGGAAGCCGCTCAGTCCCGTCGAGAGGAGAAGAAACGAGCAGAGAAGGAGCGAATCATGAATGAGGAGGATCCAGAAAAACAGCGTCGGCTGGAG GAAGCTGCGTTGCGGCGTGAACAGAAGAAACTTGAGAAGAAGCAGATGAAGATGAAGCAAATCAAAGTGAAAGCTATGTGA
- the CCDC47 gene encoding coiled-coil domain-containing protein 47 isoform X2, producing the protein MKNLYIFFAVLLIPWSFSLAKYDEFEDGDDIMEYDDNDFAEFEDVNEDAVTESPQRIITTEDDEEEATVELEGQDENQEDFDDTDAQEGDTESEPYDDEEFEGYEEKPDASPGKNKDPITIVNVPAHLQNSWESYYMEILMVTGLLAYIMNYIIGKNKNNRLAHAWFNTHRELLESNFALVGDDGTNKEATSTGKLNQENEHIYNLWCSGRVCCEGMLIQLKFLKRQDLLNVLARMMRPACDQVQIKVTMNDDDMDTYVFAVGTRKALVRLQKEMQDLSEFCSDKPKSGAKYGLPDSLAILSEMGEVTEGMMDAKMIHFLTHYADKIESVQFSDQFSGPKLMQEEGQLTKLPETKKTLLFTFNVPGSGNTSPKDMESLLPLMSMVIYSIDKAKKFRLNREGKQKADKNRARVEENFLKLTHVQRQEAAQSRREEKKRAEKERIMNEEDPEKQRRLEEAALRREQKKLEKKQMKMKQIKVKAM; encoded by the exons atgaagaatttatacattttctttgctgtcctGCTTATCCCTTGGAGTTTTTCTTTGGCAAAGTATGATGAATTTGAAGATGGAGATGACATTATGGAATACGATGACAATGACTTTGCTGAATTTGAAGACGTTAATGAAGATGCAGTCACAGAATCCCCTCAGAGGATCATCACTACAGAAGATGATGAGGAAGAAGCCACTGTAGAACTCGAAGGTCAGGATGAGAATCAGGAGGACTTTGATGACACAGATGCACAG GAAGGTGACACTGAGAGTGAGCCTTATGATGATGAGGAGTTTGAAGGCTATGAAGAGAAACCAGATGCATCTCCTGGCAAAAATAAAGACCCCATAACAATAGTTAAT GTCCCTGCTCACCTTCAGAACAGCTGGGAGAGTTATTACATGGAGATCCTGATGGTAACAGGTCTTCTTGCTTATATCATGAATTACATCATtgggaagaacaaaaacaaccgTTTGGCTCATGCGTGGTTCAATACTCACAGGGAGCTGCTAGAAAGCAATTTTGCTCTTGTTG gGGATGATGGCACTAATAAAGAAGCTACAAGCACTGGGAAACTAAATCaagaaaatgaacacatttATAACTTGTGGTGCTCTGGAAGGGTGTGCTGTGAAGGAATGCTCATCCAGCTGAAG TTTCTCAAGAGACAAGACCTACTGAACGTTCTTGCACGCATGATGAGGCCAGCTTGTGACCAAGTG CAAATAAAAGTAACAATGAATGATGACGATATGGACACCTACGTGTTTGCTGTTGGAACGAGAAAAGCACTGGTGCGACTTCAGAAAGAGATGCAGGACCTG AGTGAGTTCTGTAGTGATAAACCCAAGTCTGGTGCAAAGTATGGGCTTCCAGATTCCCTGGCTATCTTGTCGGAGATGGGGGAGGTCACAGAGGGAATGATGGACGCAAAG ATGATACATTTCCTCACGCACTATGCTGACAAGATCGAGTCCGTCCAATTCTCGGACCAGTTCTCCGGTCCAAAACTTATGCAAGA GGAGGGTCAGCTTACAAAACTGCCCGAAACTAAAAAGACACTTTTGTTTACATTTAATG TGCCTGGTTCAGGCAATACTTCCCCGAAGGATATGGAGTCTTTGCTGCCTCTGATGAGCATGGTTATCTACTCTATCGACAAAGCAAAGAAGTTCCGTCTGAACAGAGAA GGTAAGCAGAAAGCTGATAAGAACAGGGCCCGTGTGGAGGAGAACTTCCTTAAACTGACTCACGTGCAGAGACAGGAAGCCGCTCAGTCCCGTCGAGAGGAGAAGAAACGAGCAGAGAAGGAGCGAATCATGAATGAGGAGGATCCAGAAAAACAGCGTCGGCTGGAG GAAGCTGCGTTGCGGCGTGAACAGAAGAAACTTGAGAAGAAGCAGATGAAGATGAAGCAAATCAAAGTGAAAGCTATGTGA